One window of the Candidatus Chryseobacterium colombiense genome contains the following:
- a CDS encoding response regulator transcription factor, whose product MMKPRLTIFDEPMLYTEGLSKLLTQSNLFSVVDLCNSNEALQENLQDKSPEFLMISSNMLMLTDLYKNVEKITTNNKAIKIIIIGNNYDIMDIRKLFNKGIKSYLDKNSRYDEFLKSIQALLLNEIYICDYAKEKMINFLNTDERKQRLHIQDPLTKRELEILKLICDGLSSKDISEKLFISINTVETHRKRILLKLNVKNSVGVVKYAIENHIID is encoded by the coding sequence ATGATGAAGCCAAGATTAACAATTTTTGATGAGCCCATGCTTTATACTGAAGGTTTATCAAAACTCCTGACTCAGAGCAACCTTTTTAGTGTGGTTGATTTGTGTAATTCTAATGAAGCTCTTCAAGAAAATCTTCAGGACAAATCCCCCGAATTCTTAATGATCAGTTCCAATATGCTTATGCTTACAGATCTTTATAAAAATGTAGAAAAAATTACTACGAATAATAAAGCTATAAAGATCATTATCATAGGAAACAATTATGATATAATGGATATAAGGAAACTGTTTAATAAAGGGATAAAAAGCTACCTCGATAAAAACAGCAGATATGATGAGTTTTTAAAATCTATACAGGCTTTGCTTTTAAATGAAATTTATATTTGTGACTATGCGAAAGAAAAAATGATCAACTTCTTGAACACAGATGAAAGAAAGCAAAGACTTCATATTCAAGATCCGCTTACTAAACGCGAACTGGAAATATTAAAATTAATTTGTGACGGCTTAAGCAGTAAGGATATTTCCGAAAAACTTTTTATAAGTATAAATACCGTAGAAACCCATCGTAAAAGAATTTTATTGAAATTAAATGTTAAAAATTCTGTAGGTGTTGTAAAATATGCGATTGAAAATCATATTATAGACTAA
- a CDS encoding histone H1, producing the protein MKELIEKINAEFETFTTEANQQAEKGNKAAGTRARKAALELSKLFKDFRKVSVEESKK; encoded by the coding sequence ATGAAAGAACTAATTGAAAAAATCAACGCGGAATTCGAAACTTTTACAACTGAAGCTAACCAACAAGCTGAGAAAGGAAACAAAGCAGCTGGGACTAGAGCTCGTAAAGCAGCTTTGGAATTGAGCAAACTGTTCAAAGATTTCAGAAAAGTTTCTGTTGAAGAATCTAAAAAATAA
- a CDS encoding VOC family protein — protein MKLVSTRIITANVESLIRFYEKITGIHAIQYTPDFAELKTATATIAIGSINTLQFFGGESVARPADNKTAIIEFWVDDVDNEFERLKTYLSSSVVQEPTTMPWGNRSLLFRDPDGNLINFFTPVAKEAVEKFAAE, from the coding sequence ATGAAGTTAGTATCAACACGTATTATTACAGCCAATGTAGAAAGCCTAATCCGGTTTTATGAAAAAATAACAGGGATTCACGCCATTCAATATACTCCTGATTTCGCAGAATTGAAAACAGCAACAGCAACAATTGCTATCGGAAGTATTAATACTCTACAATTTTTCGGAGGAGAGAGCGTGGCAAGACCTGCAGACAATAAAACGGCCATCATAGAATTTTGGGTTGATGACGTAGACAATGAATTTGAACGTTTAAAAACCTACTTATCATCTTCTGTAGTGCAGGAGCCTACCACAATGCCTTGGGGAAACAGATCATTATTATTCAGAGATCCTGACGGAAATTTGATTAATTTTTTTACGCCTGTTGCCAAGGAAGCAGTAGAAAAGTTTGCTGCAGAATAA